The Aquincola tertiaricarbonis genomic sequence ATTCCAGCCGCCGCCACCTTGCACGACGAGATCAAGCATTCGGGCCTGATCGCCAATGTTTTGAAGGTGGCCACCACCTTCGGCGTGGGTTTGCTCACGGGTATGGCCATCGGGGCGGCGGCCGTTTTCGTGGTGGGCACCGGTGGCTTGGGCGCGTTGGTGCTGGGTGCCGTGGTGGGCGCGGTTTTTGGCGCCGTGGCCGACGGCGTGGCACAAAGCATCACAGGCAAAGGGCTGGACGAATCGCTCACAGCGCCCATTCACGCGGCGATCGACAAGATGCTGCCCGGCGTCGTCAAGGGCTTGATCGTCACCGGCTCGCCCGACGTGCGCATCAACAGCAAGGCCGCCGCACGCGCGAAGGCCGATGAAGTGCAATGCAGCGACCACCCGTCGGTGCCGCGCCCGCGCATCGCGCAAGGCAGCGGCAACGTGTTCATCAACAGCCACCCGGCCGCCCGCGTCGGCGACAAAACCGAATGCGGGGCCGTGCTCAGCGTCAACCCCGGCCGCAAGGGCAATGTGGGCATCGGCGGTGGCCAGGTCACGGTGCTGGAAATTGGCGACGGATTGCCGCCCTGGTTGAGTGCCGTCTCCAGATACCTGGGCTATGCCCTGGCCGTGTGCCAGGCCATACGTGGCAGAGGCGCGCTCGCGCAAAGAATCATCTGCTTTGCCGGCAACGCCCTCATGGGCATGGCGGCCGACAAGCTGGTGTCGACCACCGGCCTCAGCCAGGCCGTGGCCGATGGGCTCAACGGTCTCAAGGGCCACCCGGTGCACATGCCCAGCGGCGCCAAGGTGTTGAACGGTGAGCACGACACCGACTTTGAAATGCCGGCCGCCATGCCCCTGGCCTGGGTGCGGCACTACAACTCGCTGACCACCCGCAGCAGCGGCCTGTTCGGCCAGGGCTGGAGCACCCTGTACGACATGGAGCTGCGGCTCAACGACGCTGATCGCAGCGATCTGCCCTCCGGGCCGCGCCCGCCGGACAGCCCGCACACGCTGATCGACGCCGCCGGCCGCGCCATACCCCTGCCCGCATTGGCCGAACAACAAAAGTTCGTGCTGCCGCAAGAAGGCATGACCCTGGCCTGCCTGGAAGGTGGCCGCCATGGCCGCTATGTGCTGCAGTTGGCCGATGGCTGGGTCGTCGATTTCGGCGCCCCCGGCGGCGCGCCCGATGCGCCTGAGACCCTGCGCCCGCTGCTGCTGCAAGACCCCAACGACAACGCCCACCACCTGGCCTACGGTGCCGACGGGCGCCTGCACACCCTGCGCACCAGCTGCGGCCAGGAGCTGCGCCTGCTGTATGACCTCAGCCAGCACCCCAGTCGCGTCACCCGCATCGACTACTGCAACGCCAGCGTGGTGCAAGGCGCCGCCTGCCCGGTGCAAACGCTGGTGCACTACGGGTACGACGCCCAAGGCCAGCTCACCGAGGTGCGCAACGCGGCGGGCCAGCCAACCCGCTGCTTCGCGTATGACGCCGCCGGCCGCATGCACTTCCAGCGCCTGCCCGAGGGCCTGGAGGTGCACTACGACTGGGCGCAGGTCGCGGCCGGCGGCCCCACCGGCTGGCGCGTCATCGGCTGGCGCACCTCGCTGGGCGAGCGGGTGCGCATCCACTATGACCTGCAAGGGGAGGCCCCCAACGCCAGCGCCACCACCTACCTGCCCACCCCCGACGCTGCCCCGGGCGACACCGGCGCCGCCCAGCCCGCCCGCCGGGAGACCTGGCACTGGGACCACCAGCACCGCGTCACCCGCTACGCCGACGCGCTGGGCCAGCCCTGGCGCCTGCAATGGGACGGCGACAAGCGCCAGCTCGCCGGCCTGACCTCGCCGCTGGACACCACGGTTCGCCTGACCTACGACGAACACGGCCACCTCCACACCCTCACCGACCCCCTGGGGCGCGTCACGCGCACCCAGTGGCACCCGCAGTGGGCGCTGCCGCTGAGCGTCCAGCACCCGGACCAGTCGCGCACGGTGTACCAGTACGACAGCCAAGGCAACCTGTGCGTATAGGAAGCGTGGGGGCCGCCGCCGCAGGAGCCGCCCCAGGACTCGGCCCCACCGGCCCCCCGCCCGCTGGCCATCGAGCGCTGGGCCTACGACGAGCGCGGCCACGTCATCGCCCACACCGACGCCAAGGGCGGCCAGCTCCTGTTGGCCCACAGCCCGCGCGGCCTGCTGCTGCGGCACACCGACTGCTCGCAGCGGCAAACCCGTTACGGCTACGACCCGCACAGCCCCTGGGGGGCGCTGCAATCGGTGACCCAGGCCGACGGCAGCCGTCACACCTTCCAGACCGACGCGCTGGCGCGCCCTGTCGCCCACACCCGGCCCGACGGCAGCACCGTGCGCTGGCAGTGGAACGAGCGCGGCCAGCTGGCGGCCGAGGCCGACGCCCTGGGCCACATCAGCCGCTACCGCTACAACCCGCTGGGCCAGCGCACCCACAGCACCGACCCCCTGGGCCAGACCATCCGGCAAGACCACAGCGCCCAGGGCCTGCTGCTGCAGCTCACCGACGCCGCCGGCCAACCCACGCGCTTTGAGCACGACGCCGCCGGCCAGTTGATCACCCAGCACGCCATCGACGGCATCCGCACCGACTACCACCTCGATGCGCTGGGCCTGCCCGTGGTGGTGCAAACCCGCTCGGCCGATGGCACGCTGGCCCAGCGCATCGAGCTGCAACGCGATGCTGCCGGCCGACTCATCCAGAAGCGCACGGCCCACACTCGAACCGTCTACCACTACAGCGCACTCGACCAGCTCCTGCAGATCGAACGTTTTGAGCGCCTGCCCGACTGGGGCAGCGAGCCCCAGGGCCAACGCCCGCTGGACGTGCTGGGCTTTGCGTACGACGGGCTGGGCCGCCTGATCGAAGAGCGCAGCACCCAGTTCGACTACGCGGCCGCGCCACCCAGCGAGCCACCCACCAAGACCCCGCGCCACCGGCGCCACAGCGTCGTGCGCCACAGCCACGACGAGCTGGGCAACACCATTCAAACCGTGCTGCCCCAGGGCCAGACGCTGCACTACCTGTACTACGGCAGCGGCCACCTGCACCACATCCACCTGGACGGCCACACCATCAGCGACTTCGAGCGCGATGCGCTGCACCAGGAGATCCTGCGCAGCCAAGGCCAGTTGCGCACCCATAAAACCCGCGACGCCATGGGCCGGGTGCTGCACCAGGTCAGCCGCCTGGGCGAGGTGGGCTTTGAAGACCTGCGTCACCAGGACCTGTGGCACCAGGCCGGCCAGCGGCGCAGCATCCACCGCCAGCCCAACCACCTGATCAAGGCCTATGCCTTTGATGCGAACGCCGAGCTGATCCGCCGCCGCGACCCGTTGGCCGGGGAGGTGCACTACGGCTACGACGCCATCGGCCGCATCCAAAACGCCCGCAGCCTGCCGCCCATCCGCCAGGAGCGCTACGCGTATGAAGCGCCCAGCCGGGCCGAGCTGAGCGCAGCCCTGAACCGAGACCCGTCAGCGCCCGCCCAACCGGTGCTGAACGAAACCTTTGCGTGGGACGCCGCCAGCAACCCACTGCCGCCGGGCATCGTGCTGACCGGCCCCACCAGCGAAGGCTACGTGCGCCACAACCGGGTGCTGATGCACGAAGACAAGCGCTACCAGTACGACGGCCTGGGCCGGCTGGTGCACAAGCGCATCGGCAGCCACACCGAGCAGCGCTTGAGCTGGAACGAAGACAACCAGCTCACCGAAGTCAGCACCACGCGCCTGGGGCTGACGCAGCGGGTGCGTTTTACCTACGACGCGCTGGGGCGAAGAGTGTCCAAGACGGGGGACTTTGGGACCACGTACTTCATCTGGAGCGGCCTGCGGCTGCTGCAAGAGCAGGTGGGCGCCAAGCTCACCACGCATGTCTACGAAGACCAAGACAGCTACGTGCCGCTGGCGCGCATCGAGCAACTCGACCTGGCCCAACTCGAGAACGTGGGCCTGGACCACGACTACCGGCAACAGCCGCAGAATTTCAAGCCGCGCGTGTATTACATCCACGCCAACAGCGCGGGCGCACCGGAAGAGCTGACCGATTCAGACGGCCATATCGTGTGGCAGGCGCGTTACCAGACCTGGGGCAACGTCGCGCTGCAACCGCAGCTCGGCCGCGACCCCAACCCCTACGCGCTGCCGCGTTTTAAGCCCGAGGCGCAAACGCTGCGCATGCAAGGGCAGTATGCCGATACCGAAACCGGGCTGTACTACAACACTTTCAGGTACTACGATCCGGACGTCGGCAGGTTCATCAGCCAGGACCCGATTGGGCTGGCGGGTGGGATCAACCTCTACCAGTATGGGCCGAATCCGCTGGGGTGGGTGGATCCGTGGGGGTGGGCGGTTACGCCCCTGAATGCACCCGGGTATTCAGCCTACGGACTCTATGCACCAGGCTCTGATGTTCCCTACTACGTCGGGCATACAGGCGGGGCGCTGGAAGACCGGCTGGCAGGGCATGTGTCGTCAGGTCGAGCGGTTGACGGTCAGACACGGATTAGACCACTTCCTGGGACATCGGAAGGTGGTCTGACTTATACTCAAGCCAAGGGCTTTGAGCAGGCGGGTAGGGAAAAATACAATACCAAGACGGGTTTTCCTGGAAATGTGATTGAGCCCATCAATAAGGCGCGAACCGACAAGCGTGGTCGGGCTCACTTCAAGAGCTATAGAGCGGCATCGAAGGTGATGGCGATACGGCCTGCAAAAGCAAAGTGCATGTAAGGAGTGATGATGGCTTTATTGTCGGTCGACCCGGGCGACATCGTGGCTATTCCAACCGTTAGGGGTGGGCAAAGAGGTTTTGTTTTGTCGAGAATAATAGTTCCTATTCGGCTTAGGACTATTGAGGTTTTCAAGAATTTTCATACCAACTTCGGAATGACCGAAGAGCGGGTGCTTGAGCAAGACTTCTCTGTAGAAAACAGATTGTTTGCCCCTGTCTATGCCAGCATGGACTTCTCAAAATGGGTTGGCAAGGTAAAGTGGTCCATTTTGCACAAGGATCCGAGCTATCACCGTGAACAGTCGCGTTACTCGGATATTGAAATCATGGGCCCGCCTGCCGAGTACAAAGAATTTGGTGTGTACTACAAAGGTGGCCAAAGATGCTTCGAGCCGCCAGGGGTAAGGCGCAGTATTGAAGACTCAATGATCTACAGCAACACGCAGTTGATGTTCCGAATTGGTCTTCACATGTCGGGCGAAATGGCGCCGGGTGAGGCCATGAATACTGCCAAAGAAAGAGCTCTGTTGGAGAAATACGGGATGGACTGGCTGGTCAATGGCACGAATGCGTGGGCGCCCATCAGCGATGCCATCGCGACCGAGATGAAGGAGGCTCAGGCCAAGAACAGGGCCAAGGCCAAGCGTGCGGCAGCCAAGCTATCCAAGCCAGACGAGATGTGACCTGAGAGAGCGTCTCAACAGGGCATGGCCAGGATGCGCCGGAAAAGCCCCACACGGTCAGCGACTTCGAGCGCGATGCGCTGCACCAGATCACCCGCCTGGGCGAGGTGGGCTTTGAAGACCTGCGCCACCAGGACCTGTGGCACCAGGCCGGTCAGCGGCGCAGCATCCACCGCCAGCCCAACCACCTGATCAAGGTCTACGCCGTTGATGCCAACGCCGAGCTGATCCGCCGCATCGCACGGGTGATGCCGCAGTTCCAGAAGACGGTGCTTTCGCGCGCGGTACCCGGCTGAAGCGCCGACGCAGGGCGTGCGGCTTTCAACGCGAAGCGGCAGGGGAGTCCGCCGCGTCCCATACGCAACGCAGCCCGATGTACACCACGTAGAACTCGGCCGGCTTCCACTGCATGGCGCTGGCCTGCGTCTGGGCCGGGCCGTACCACCACGAGCCGCCGGCGGTGAGCGCGGTGTCACCCTGACGATCGGCCAGCCATTCCCAGGCATTGGCGCCCATGTCGTACAGGCCATTGACGCCAGGGCGAGTGGCACCGGCGGGCGCCAGGGTGGGCCAGGGGTCGGTACCGTTGGTGTTGGCGCCGTCGGCGCTGTCGCCGGTGGGGTATGGGTAGGTGCGGCCTTGGACGAAACCCTGGCTGGAGCGTTGTTCGGTGTAGGCGGCGCGCGCCCATTCATCGCGGGTGGGCAGGCGGCCGCCGGCCCAGGCGCAATAGTCGCGCGCCTCGAACCAGCTGACGTGCACCGCGGGCCATTGCGGGCTGGCCGGCACCTGCCCGAACGGGCGGCGGAAGTTCCAGCCCGGGCGCCGTTCCCAGCCCTGGCCCCACTCATGGCCACTGCCTGCCCGTTCGGCCGCTGTCACCAGGCCGGTGGCCTGCACGAACTCGGCAAAGCGCGCGATGCTGACCTCGTGGCGGTCGATGGCAAAGCCGTCGAGCTTCACCCGGTCCTGGGCCGCGGCCGGGCCGCTGGCCAGCCAACCCACGGCCACCCCGGCTGCCAGCAGATGTCGAACTGTTTGCATGACCTACTGTTTCGCGGCGCCGATCGAAGTTCCGTGCGATGACGCCGATGTCATCCGGCGGTCAGGCGGCCGTCGGCATCGGGCTTCTAGAGTCTGCGACCCATGGATACCGCACCGCACCTCACCCTCGAACTCTGGACCCGCCGCCAGCGCCTGGTGATCGAACACACCGGCGACGCCCGGCATCCGATCCGCGTCAGGCTCAAGGGCCGCAGCGGCATCACGGGCTACGGCGC encodes the following:
- a CDS encoding PAAR domain-containing protein, which gives rise to MSIPAAATLHDEIKHSGLIANVLKVATTFGVGLLTGMAIGAAAVFVVGTGGLGALVLGAVVGAVFGAVADGVAQSITGKGLDESLTAPIHAAIDKMLPGVVKGLIVTGSPDVRINSKAAARAKADEVQCSDHPSVPRPRIAQGSGNVFINSHPAARVGDKTECGAVLSVNPGRKGNVGIGGGQVTVLEIGDGLPPWLSAVSRYLGYALAVCQAIRGRGALAQRIICFAGNALMGMAADKLVSTTGLSQAVADGLNGLKGHPVHMPSGAKVLNGEHDTDFEMPAAMPLAWVRHYNSLTTRSSGLFGQGWSTLYDMELRLNDADRSDLPSGPRPPDSPHTLIDAAGRAIPLPALAEQQKFVLPQEGMTLACLEGGRHGRYVLQLADGWVVDFGAPGGAPDAPETLRPLLLQDPNDNAHHLAYGADGRLHTLRTSCGQELRLLYDLSQHPSRVTRIDYCNASVVQGAACPVQTLVHYGYDAQGQLTEVRNAAGQPTRCFAYDAAGRMHFQRLPEGLEVHYDWAQVAAGGPTGWRVIGWRTSLGERVRIHYDLQGEAPNASATTYLPTPDAAPGDTGAAQPARRETWHWDHQHRVTRYADALGQPWRLQWDGDKRQLAGLTSPLDTTVRLTYDEHGHLHTLTDPLGRVTRTQWHPQWALPLSVQHPDQSRTVYQYDSQGNLCV
- a CDS encoding RHS repeat-associated core domain-containing protein, whose amino-acid sequence is MAHSPRGLLLRHTDCSQRQTRYGYDPHSPWGALQSVTQADGSRHTFQTDALARPVAHTRPDGSTVRWQWNERGQLAAEADALGHISRYRYNPLGQRTHSTDPLGQTIRQDHSAQGLLLQLTDAAGQPTRFEHDAAGQLITQHAIDGIRTDYHLDALGLPVVVQTRSADGTLAQRIELQRDAAGRLIQKRTAHTRTVYHYSALDQLLQIERFERLPDWGSEPQGQRPLDVLGFAYDGLGRLIEERSTQFDYAAAPPSEPPTKTPRHRRHSVVRHSHDELGNTIQTVLPQGQTLHYLYYGSGHLHHIHLDGHTISDFERDALHQEILRSQGQLRTHKTRDAMGRVLHQVSRLGEVGFEDLRHQDLWHQAGQRRSIHRQPNHLIKAYAFDANAELIRRRDPLAGEVHYGYDAIGRIQNARSLPPIRQERYAYEAPSRAELSAALNRDPSAPAQPVLNETFAWDAASNPLPPGIVLTGPTSEGYVRHNRVLMHEDKRYQYDGLGRLVHKRIGSHTEQRLSWNEDNQLTEVSTTRLGLTQRVRFTYDALGRRVSKTGDFGTTYFIWSGLRLLQEQVGAKLTTHVYEDQDSYVPLARIEQLDLAQLENVGLDHDYRQQPQNFKPRVYYIHANSAGAPEELTDSDGHIVWQARYQTWGNVALQPQLGRDPNPYALPRFKPEAQTLRMQGQYADTETGLYYNTFRYYDPDVGRFISQDPIGLAGGINLYQYGPNPLGWVDPWGWAVTPLNAPGYSAYGLYAPGSDVPYYVGHTGGALEDRLAGHVSSGRAVDGQTRIRPLPGTSEGGLTYTQAKGFEQAGREKYNTKTGFPGNVIEPINKARTDKRGRAHFKSYRAASKVMAIRPAKAKCM
- a CDS encoding formylglycine-generating enzyme family protein, with protein sequence MQTVRHLLAAGVAVGWLASGPAAAQDRVKLDGFAIDRHEVSIARFAEFVQATGLVTAAERAGSGHEWGQGWERRPGWNFRRPFGQVPASPQWPAVHVSWFEARDYCAWAGGRLPTRDEWARAAYTEQRSSQGFVQGRTYPYPTGDSADGANTNGTDPWPTLAPAGATRPGVNGLYDMGANAWEWLADRQGDTALTAGGSWWYGPAQTQASAMQWKPAEFYVVYIGLRCVWDAADSPAASR